Proteins encoded in a region of the Clostridium beijerinckii genome:
- a CDS encoding RrF2 family transcriptional regulator, whose protein sequence is MKLSTKGRYGVRAMVDLASNYGGAPVSIKTISKRENLSEYYLEQLFSPLRRANMIRSIRGAQGGYVLCKPPKDITVGDIMTILEGPVEIADCIDGVECDSSDCCATKAVWEKIKRSIDDVMNSITLQDILDDYETIKNNKNNIKIVDRSE, encoded by the coding sequence ATGAAACTTTCAACTAAAGGAAGATATGGAGTTAGAGCTATGGTTGACTTAGCATCTAATTATGGTGGTGCCCCCGTTTCAATAAAAACTATATCAAAGAGAGAAAATCTTTCGGAATACTATTTAGAACAGTTATTTAGCCCGCTTAGACGTGCTAATATGATTAGAAGTATAAGAGGTGCTCAAGGTGGATATGTTCTATGTAAACCGCCAAAAGACATAACGGTTGGCGATATTATGACTATTCTTGAAGGGCCAGTTGAGATAGCAGATTGTATTGATGGTGTTGAGTGCGATAGCTCGGATTGCTGTGCAACCAAAGCAGTTTGGGAGAAGATTAAAAGAAGCATAGACGATGTTATGAACTCAATTACATTACAAGATATACTTGATGATTATGAGACAATTAAAAACAATAAGAATAATATTAAGATAGTGGATAGGAGTGAATGA
- the nifS gene encoding cysteine desulfurase NifS — protein sequence MKNVYMDYSATTYVKPEVLEEMLPYFTEKFGNPSSFYGISRETKRAIDKAREQIAEALNCLPDEVYFTGGGSEADNWAIKGIASAHKNKGNHIITTKIEHHAVLHTCEYLEKNGFDVTYLDVDEEGFINLDDLRNAITDKTILVSIMFANNEIGTIQPIKEIGEICREKKVFFHTDAVQAVGNVPVDVKEMNIDMLSLAGHKIYGPKGIGVLYIKKGIKIDNLIHGGAQEKNRRAGTENIASIVGLGKALELATNNLEEHMKRLTALREKLIAGLLEVPYTKLNGPRGDKRLPGNVNVCFRFIEGESILLSLDFKGVCASSGSACTSGSLDPSHVLLAIGLPHEIAHGSLRLSMGEGSTEEDVDYVLEVVPPIIERLRNMSPLWDDFLKKGEN from the coding sequence ATGAAGAACGTATATATGGATTATTCAGCTACAACTTATGTAAAGCCAGAAGTATTAGAAGAAATGCTTCCTTATTTTACTGAAAAGTTTGGTAACCCATCTTCATTTTATGGAATATCAAGAGAAACAAAAAGAGCTATAGATAAGGCAAGAGAACAGATAGCAGAGGCGTTAAACTGTTTACCTGATGAAGTGTATTTTACAGGTGGCGGATCAGAGGCTGATAACTGGGCTATAAAAGGTATCGCATCAGCTCATAAGAATAAAGGAAACCATATAATAACAACTAAGATTGAGCACCATGCAGTTCTTCATACTTGTGAATACTTAGAGAAGAATGGTTTTGATGTTACATATTTAGATGTTGATGAAGAAGGTTTCATAAATTTAGATGACTTAAGAAATGCTATAACCGATAAGACAATTTTAGTAAGTATTATGTTTGCTAATAATGAAATAGGAACAATTCAACCTATAAAAGAAATTGGAGAAATCTGTAGAGAAAAGAAAGTTTTCTTCCATACAGATGCAGTTCAGGCTGTTGGAAATGTTCCTGTTGATGTTAAAGAAATGAATATAGATATGTTATCACTTGCAGGTCATAAGATTTATGGACCAAAAGGTATTGGAGTTCTTTATATAAAGAAGGGAATTAAAATTGATAATTTAATTCACGGTGGAGCTCAAGAAAAGAATAGAAGAGCAGGTACAGAAAATATTGCTTCTATCGTTGGACTTGGTAAAGCTCTTGAACTTGCTACTAATAATTTGGAAGAGCATATGAAAAGATTAACTGCGTTAAGAGAAAAATTAATAGCTGGTTTACTTGAAGTTCCATACACTAAATTAAATGGACCAAGAGGAGATAAGAGACTTCCTGGAAATGTTAATGTATGTTTTAGATTTATTGAAGGTGAATCGATTTTATTATCATTAGATTTTAAAGGGGTTTGTGCATCAAGTGGTAGTGCTTGTACTTCTGGTTCTTTAGATCCATCACATGTATTACTTGCAATTGGGCTTCCTCATGAAATTGCTCACGGATCATTAAGACTTAGTATGGGAGAAGGTTCAACAGAAGAAGATGTAGATTATGTTCTTGAAGTTGTACCACCAATTATTGAAAGATTAAGAAATATGTCACCATTATGGGATGACTTTTTAAAGAAAGGGGAAAATTAA
- a CDS encoding replication-associated recombination protein A — protein MRPLADLMRPNKLEDFVGQQHILGQGKPLYNLIAGKNICNCIFYGPPGTGKTTLANIMANYVDKKFYKLNATVASVKDIQDITNNIDSLLNYNGVVLYIDELQHFNKKQQQALLEFIEDGRITLIASTTENPYFVIHKAIISRCNIFSFKPLTTGDIIVGLKRSIQKLIDEGIEIEYSDEALEYIGEISQGDYRKAYNILELAVNSQVKQVRVISSEYIESLGQSSMRADSSGDEFYNLLSALQKSIRGSDPNAAVHYLARLIKGGNLTAIIRRISVIAAEDIGLAFPNALSVVNSGIELSLKVGLPEARIILSEIVVYLATLPKSNSAYLAIDSAMSDLENINFGDVPMHLKDAHYSGAANLGVGGYKYPHDYPNHYVKQSYLPQELLGKIYYNEQNNKYEESLRKYWAEIKK, from the coding sequence GTGAGACCATTAGCTGATTTGATGAGACCTAATAAATTAGAAGATTTTGTAGGTCAGCAGCATATATTAGGGCAAGGAAAGCCATTATATAACTTGATAGCTGGAAAAAACATATGTAATTGCATATTTTACGGACCACCAGGAACTGGAAAAACAACTTTGGCGAATATAATGGCTAATTATGTAGATAAGAAATTTTATAAATTAAATGCAACAGTTGCATCAGTTAAGGATATTCAGGACATAACTAATAATATAGATAGCTTATTAAATTATAATGGAGTTGTTTTGTATATTGATGAACTTCAACATTTTAACAAAAAGCAGCAGCAGGCATTGTTAGAATTTATAGAAGATGGAAGAATAACTTTGATTGCAAGTACAACTGAAAATCCATATTTTGTTATACACAAAGCTATAATAAGCAGATGTAATATATTCTCTTTTAAGCCTCTAACTACAGGTGACATAATAGTTGGTCTTAAGAGGTCTATACAAAAGCTTATAGATGAAGGGATAGAAATAGAATATTCAGATGAGGCGCTGGAGTATATTGGAGAAATCTCTCAAGGTGATTATAGAAAGGCTTATAATATTTTAGAGCTGGCTGTAAACTCTCAGGTTAAGCAGGTTAGAGTTATTTCGAGCGAATATATTGAAAGTCTAGGCCAATCAAGTATGCGGGCTGATTCTAGTGGAGATGAATTTTATAATTTATTAAGTGCTCTTCAAAAAAGTATAAGGGGCAGTGACCCTAATGCAGCAGTACACTATCTAGCTAGATTGATTAAAGGAGGAAATCTAACTGCTATAATTAGAAGAATATCTGTTATTGCAGCAGAAGACATTGGTCTTGCATTTCCAAATGCATTATCTGTTGTTAATTCTGGAATAGAACTTTCGCTAAAGGTTGGACTTCCGGAGGCAAGAATAATTCTTTCAGAAATAGTTGTATATTTAGCAACGCTTCCTAAATCTAATAGTGCATACTTAGCGATAGATTCTGCTATGAGTGATCTAGAAAACATTAACTTTGGAGATGTTCCAATGCATTTAAAGGATGCTCATTACTCTGGAGCAGCAAACCTTGGTGTTGGTGGCTATAAATATCCTCATGATTATCCTAATCATTATGTAAAACAGAGTTATTTACCGCAAGAACTGCTTGGAAAGATTTATTATAATGAACAAAATAATAAATATGAAGAGAGTTTGAGGAAATACTGGGCAGAAATAAAAAAATAA